TCCCCTGGGTTGGCGGCGTCAGCGTGGCGATGGACGCCTCGACGCGGACCGGGCGCGGCATGGGCAACGAGCAGTTGATCCCGAACGTCAAGAATGTCATCGCCGTCGCGAGTGGCAAGGGCGGCGTCGGGAAGTCGACCACCAGCGTGAACGTGGCGCTGGCCCTGGCCGACACCGGCGCGAAGGTCGGCCTGCTGGACGGCGACATCTACGGCCCGAACATCCCGCTGATGATGGGCCTGAAGGAGAAGCCGCAGCTCCAGAGTGAGGGCGGCAAGATCATCCCCTGCCGCAGCTACGGCATCCGCCTGATGTCCATCGGGTTCTTCTTGAACGAGGACAAGCCCGTCATCTGGCGCGGGCCGATGGTGCACGGCGCGATCCAGCAGTTCCTGCGCGATGTGGACTGGGGCGACCTGGACTACCTCGTCATCGACCTGCCGCCCGGCACCGGCGACGCGCCGCTCAGCCTCTCGCAGTTGATCCCGCTGTCCGGCGCGGTCATCGTCACGACGCCACAGGATGTGGCGTTGCAGGACGTGTCCAAGGGCATGGCGATGTTCCGCCAGCTTGAGGTGCCGCTGCTGGGCGTCGTCGAGAACATGAGCTACTTCATCTGCCCGGGCTGCAACGAGCGCCACGACATCTTCGGCGAGGGCGGCGGTACGAAGATCGCCAACCAGTTCGGGGTGCCGTTTCTGGGCAAAGTGCCGCTGCAGCAGCGCGTCCGCGAGGGCGGCGACCAGGGTCGGCCCGTGGTGGTGACGCACCCGGACTCACCCGAAGCAGCCGCGTTCCGCGAGGTAGCTGGCGCAATCGCCCGACAGGTCAGTATCCTGGCAGTCGCAGGACAGGGCGCGTTCGTGCCGGCCCTGACTTTGACCTTGAAAAAGTAGGAGGAGACTGTGTCAGAGGTCTCCGCAGCGCTGCTCGCGCTGGGGCAGCAGGTTCTTCAGCGGCAGGAGCCGGGGGAGCAGCCCGGGGTGTGCTTCGCAGCGATTCCGCTGATCATCCCGGCTGCCGTCATCGTCGCGTATCGAATCACGCGCGGCATGAAGCGGCTGGCCGCGCGATCGGCCTGATCCG
The genomic region above belongs to Chloroflexota bacterium and contains:
- the apbC gene encoding iron-sulfur cluster carrier protein ApbC, whose translation is MATDPRREEVLRALRTVQDPDLHRDLVSLGMIQDLKIEGDRVSFAIVLTTPACPVRDTLKEQSEQAVRAIPWVGGVSVAMDASTRTGRGMGNEQLIPNVKNVIAVASGKGGVGKSTTSVNVALALADTGAKVGLLDGDIYGPNIPLMMGLKEKPQLQSEGGKIIPCRSYGIRLMSIGFFLNEDKPVIWRGPMVHGAIQQFLRDVDWGDLDYLVIDLPPGTGDAPLSLSQLIPLSGAVIVTTPQDVALQDVSKGMAMFRQLEVPLLGVVENMSYFICPGCNERHDIFGEGGGTKIANQFGVPFLGKVPLQQRVREGGDQGRPVVVTHPDSPEAAAFREVAGAIARQVSILAVAGQGAFVPALTLTLKK